In Populus nigra chromosome 1, ddPopNigr1.1, whole genome shotgun sequence, one genomic interval encodes:
- the LOC133686886 gene encoding uncharacterized protein LOC133686886: MFEGLVHRVLVGYLGRYFKNIQKEQLKLSLWNEEVLLENVDLIPEAFDYLQLPFSIKQGRVGRLSIKLSWKKIGWDHPIIIAVEDVFICLSQRDDQEWNLDAVERREFAAKKAQLAAAELSKLSKRICDNQAGKSFISYITAKVLDSIQLSIRNFHVQYSERQFDSAQVLFGLQFSNLTVKQNLVGSFGAKMLGGQVNKTVSIEGLEIYCTTSEGDIDSMGLDDAVDSKSWCSARNGGNEFDYLLQPLNVSVSLGVNRAGKLDSDLPQYSIRADLNELAVSLNEIQLQRILILSDYLSTSSLREKYGRYRPWGCPLSRKQDGWQRLWWHYAQESILADVRLKLRKTSWRYLGQRLSFRRKYINLYQTKLEFLHREQAIDEYVIQDLEQMEKESDIDDILSYRSVAELKLQEVLSNSLSSNMEVNSAHSFIEKSQNDERSSSGSRGWLNWISRGMLGAGGTDDSTQFSGVVSDEVVKDIYEATEFQPSVLSSGDVDANYKMFTCAMKFTVGCITATLQSKSYSKKIADLIFNELIIECKLWEELATVVCHFRSGEMFDPCNKRVILQIGRSLTDVNVREDEPPSCRFQVDISPKRDIELSVKVMLQLLEVSCDLELFLSLWELFTVFKSFEFQMERVLFSLNGIEDVRTRLLSKVEYILSSHKKLSWDVNVINIIINVPWRKATQEEHKLVLKLKSFSYTSKFDADSVASIIEEQSSIPKRFSSSISASNIFTGFQIQDLYNYFEVKLNDIELILITLQHAQAISILEKFCASVALASCIISDQSVLKQLEVYVNLSALNASFSPPIYESVVAFIAHMENLCSRSEPLMLKNPNSPVVFTNRPGASDFGFGFSVSARLDLVSFCFDLANDGENSSELVFSLQGLDIWLSHTQFDEFWVCTKALKITTSPLRGENDGHILCLSGKQLSSNSANHEDLGIRHGNQDGNLERSLTEVCFLLHYEAYRRADTVVNKCTVGLNDINFHCYPYIVGLLVGFYNKLSAYGSPFTSDDSFSLVTEAKSPRRMAGLEFERFGYSNFIETGSSDHASISLDNYPFVTLCNSASLGSMESSLHYPIADWRRLFNLRERKIKRTKFCLKNGLKTFDASPLTFTSVVDTSAAPGIISDANLLNIDINLCGVRVHFHDSSCIVGTVALPTLISSLSIYEDSMDLLCSAEGLVLTSSWWTKNFQEFLWGPSLPNLSPILNLRVRKGKFGSLPSELEVSIGIQHVYCMLPPEFLAIIIGYFSLPDWSLNPSEQPMKMESKSHVVYKFEILDSTLILPVEHDDHQFLKIEIQQLFCSFIDKCAPNDAMMNIPPDYMVPAHKVAKANHCLNMFGRDLSLSFLLSREDEHGCLELDQDTGCGNITLIAALSLDLRVWLPCDDESCFESSSVSTCIMSRITDCQLIADDCYSLDGFEALLDVIDQFSSVDDQSKNFESDVLHFLQWKRSQKENCEVSPAASGTVSLEVRCSVDSLLIKLYHSREGSTLPEPIAKIDVKFKCSASLVNETLMVLDFGFSSLALYSLPSSVMLAQCTGSSSASSALHLCFLKSVEGENELNISLPSVSIWLHLFDWTGIIDLCNSYAKRIAENEAVRASSMSSSKDLVDPTETVICAVSQISPQNISVPSSYVHNYVRQDSVSLIVRSENIGLTVHFPVCATETLPGEIQAAIVQERRPQDVASNTTERKNKKFITITTHSRRTELSMVGKIVTLKCSLQKAMGTVGICEDESITTWPLFETSQVVVSTEICNSQLESVNINLGVQCDRLDVQLSHQVLCFWHGVQLDIAEAGTSRSLFGHMDFKIQLRKISFLVSDERWSFGGPLLEIAMRNFLLHAIVTENSMESSVASDLEVNYNNIHKVLWEPFVEPWKFQINMIRKQEMTAHLNSSILTDIDVTSTMQLNLNCTESLIECFFRTLEMVNDAWHLGPNDPFENQRSSSSQLSENVHEGSYAPYVLQNLTSLPLGYHVFKGLVNADEFDFSEMKDAKSIQPGSSVPIYLNETLEEQLFRCGPAQSSDRLSEKQSNGAVHHFMSIQLDGMFLPSPPISMDLVGLTYFEVDFTKVLNQTEMEKTRNVSKFDMDLEENARFNTDGGFVVPVVFDVSVQRYTKLIRLYSTVILANATSVPLELRFDIPFGLSPKVLDPIYPDQEFPLPLHLAEAGRMRCRPLGNLYLWSEVHDISNILSHESKIGFLRSFVCYPSHPSSDPFRCCISVQSFSLPSSKKLKKGSYNTLRQSVESFNGDQKKSSNRFIHQVTLSAPLVVINYLPDEVSLAIESGGVTRTVLLSEVETSFHHIDPSYDLGMEFCIHGFRPLTLKFPRAETFCTMAKFSGTKFSLTETVSFDSDSSDGLLCVTVEKMMDAFSGARELFIYVPFLLYNCTGFPLNISECNSEMKGSHCTIPSCYVLVEDECLQGRKDGLSHLSFDQDSHSRAPHIISSGSCSSKNNILLSRRDATSHLGRSISKPLILSSSSGPLQEQSDKHDLVCQKASFDKCSSTDSIDTGRGEVKACMYSPHGVSSANEIMVRVSRHEFVMENASHSTWSRPFLLIPPSGSSTVFVPQSSSNSALIISVTSSDVAGSFAGRTQAIAFQPRYIISNVCSKKICYKQKGTDYSVRLGIGQHHHLHWKDTTRELLVSICFDEPGWEWSGSFLPDHLGDTQVKMRNNAGVLRMIRVEVQNANVSVKDEKIIGSLHGNSGTNLILLSDDDTGFMPYRIDNFSKERLRVYQQKCENFDTVIHPYTSCPYAWDEPCFPHRLTVEVPGQRVIGSYALDDLKEYIPVQLKATAEKPERTLLLSVHAEGAIKVLGIVDSSFHVLKDVKDPSPPWFREKTKHEQKQKDVFYYKEKFSVTIPYIGICLINSFPQELLFACAQNISLNLLQSLDQQKISFQISSLQIDNQLQTTPYPVILSFNQEYRGSTEGQRVKDDIAKSKSDRVLQRSREPILSLAVATWRKKDISLVSFEYISLRVANFRLELDQEVILRLLDFYKAVSSRFVLPFSDPKHPPLLCDVGFIHAQTREYFKTIDSQLLGINLSSLSKSQINSAALPPVVPIGAPWQHISFLDGRQKKIYVELFDLAPVKFTLSFSSSPWMLRNGILTSGESLIHRGLMALADVEGARIHLKQFRIEHQMASWESMQDILIRHYTRQLLHEMYKVFGSAGVIGNPMGFARSLGLGIRDFLSVPARSFLQSPTGLITGMAQGTTSLVSNTVYALSDAATQFSKAAQKGIVAFTFDDQSVARMEKQQKGAASHSKGVINEVLEGLTGLLQSPIKEAEKHGLPGVLSGIAFGVAGLVARPAASILEVTGKTAQSIRNRSRLYQMGPQCYRVRLPRPLSRELPLRPYSLEEAVGTSVLMEADDGLYLKNEVLVICKSLKQAGKFVVVTERLVLTVSSPGLVDLGKPEFRGVPIDPEWLVESEISLDSVIHVDAVEEVVHIVGTRSDALLKQNQHQSKKGVLTRTKSWNNPTSLPLSLTNLELASMNDAKELLQILVSTIAQGKERRLGSGYVLHRSNIM, encoded by the exons GGCAGTTTGACTCG GCACAGGTTTTGTTCGGGTTGCAGTTTTCCAACTTGACGGTAAAGCAAAATCTGGTTgg ATCATTTGGTGCGAAGATGCTAGGTGGCCAAGTAAACAAAACTGTGAGTATTGAAGGCTTGGAAATTTATTGTACCACATCGGAAGGAGATATTGATTCAATGGGTTTGGATGATGCTGTGGACTCCAAATCCTGGTGCAGTGCAAGAAATGGAGGCAATGAGTTTGACTACTTATTACAGCCACTCAATGTATCAGTATCACTTGGG GTTAACAGAGCAGGAAAGCTTGACAGTGATTTGCCCCAGTATTCAATCAGGGCCGACCTAAATGAATTG GCTGTGTCTTTAAATGAGATTCAGTTGCAGCGaatattgattttatcagaTTACTTAAGCACGAGCAGTTTACGGGAGAA GTATGGACGTTACCGTCCTTGGGGTTGTCCTCTATCGAGAAAACAGGATGGATGGCAAAGATTATGGTGGCACTATGCTCAAGAATCCATTCTGGCAGATGTTCGCTTGAAGTTGAGGAAAACTTCATGGAGATATTTAGGACAGAGACT GAGTTTTCGCCGaaagtatattaatttataCCAGACTAAACTAGAGTTTCTCCATCGAGAACAG GCAATCGATGAATATGTTATTCAGGACTTGGAGCAAATGGAGAAAGAATCTGATATAGATGATATCCTAAGTTATAGGTCTGTGGCTGAACTTAAGCTCCAG GAAGTTTTATCGAACTCTTTATCTTCAAATATGGAAGTTAACAGTGCCCATAGTTTCATTGAGAAGTCACAAAATGATGAACGCTCATCAAGCGGGTCCCGTGGATGGTTGAATTGGATCTCCCGAGGCATGCTTGGTGCTGGTGGAACCGATGATTCAACTCAGTTCTCTGGTGTTGTTTCTGATGAAGTCGTAAAG GATATATATGAAGCAACAGAGTTCCAGCCATCTGTTTTATCTAGTGGTGATGTTGATGCAAATTATAAGATGTTTACATGTGCAATGAAGTTCACTGTAGGTTGCATTACTGCAACACTGCAGAGCAA gagTTACTCTAAAAAAATTGCTGACCTGATTTTTAATGAGTTAATCATTGAATGCAAGCTTTGGGAAGAGTTGGCAACGGTTGTTTGCCACTTTAGATCAGGAGAGATGTTTGATCCATGTAACAAGAGAGTCATTCTACAGATAGGAAGG TCCCTTACGGATGTTAACGTGCGGGAAGATGAACCTCCTTCATGTAGATTTCAAGTGGACATTTCACCAAAGCGGGATATTGAATTGTCAGTAAAG GTCATGCTTCAACTGCTGGAAGTTTCTTGTGATCTAGAGTTGTTTCTAAGTCTCTGGGAACTCTTTACTGTGTTCAAATCCTTTGAATTTCAAATGGAAAGG GTTCTGTTCTCACTAAATGGGATTGAAGATGTTAGGACTCGCTTATTGTCAAAAGTGGA ATACATCTTATCAAGTCATAAAAAGCTAAGTTGGGATGTTAATGTGatcaatattataattaatgttcCTTGGAGAAAAGCAACGCAGGAAGAACATAAATTG GTTCTGAAATtgaaatccttttcttatactTCTAAATTTGATGCGGATTCAGTTGCTTCTATTATTGAAGAACAATCTTCTATCCCAAAACGGTTCTCAAGCTCAATTTCAGCTTCTAATATTTTTACGGGGTTCCAAATTCAAGATCTCTATAATTACtttgaggtcaaattaaatgacatTGAG TTAATTCTCATTACCCTTCAACATGCTCAAGCAATCTCTATCTTGGAGAAATTTTGTGCTTCTGTTGCCCTGGCATCCTGCATCATTTCTGATCAATCAGTATTGAAACAATTGGag GTTTATGTCAATTTATCAGCACTTAATGCAAGCTTTTCCCCACCAATATATGAGTCAGTCGTGGCATTTATTGCACATATGGAAAATCTTTGTTCAAGGTCTGAACCTCTGATGCTAAAAAACCCCAATTCACCTGTTGTCTTCACAAATCGACCTGGGGCTTCTGATTTTGGTTTCGGTTTCTCTGTTTCTGCAAGATTGGACTTGGTCAGTTTTTGTTTTGACCTCGCAAATGATGGAGAGAACAGCTCTGAACTCGTGTTCTCTCTTCAAGGATTAGATATCTG GTTATCTCACACCCAATTTGACGAGTTCTGGGTTTGTACAAAAGCATTAAAGATCACCACTTCCCCGTTGAGAGGTGAAAATGATGGCCATATTCTGTGTTTATCTGGGAAGCAACTTTCTTCCAATTCTGCAAATCATGAAGACTTGGGCATCCGACATGGCAATCAGGATGGAAATTTAGAACGTTCACTCACTGAAGTATGCTTTCTTTTGCACTATGAAGCTTACAGAAGGGCAGATACAGTTGTTAACAAGTGTACCGTTGGCTTGAATGATATTAATTTCCATTGCTATCCATACATAGTCGGGTTATTAGTTGGATTTTACAATAAATTATCTGCTTATGGTTCACCCTTCACTTCTGATGACTCATTTAGCCTTGTTACAGAGGCTAAAAGTCCTAGAAGAATGGCTGGCTTAGAGTTTGAAAGATTTGGTTACTCAAATTTCATTGAAACTGGGTCTTCTGATCATGCTAGCATTTCTTTGGATAACTATCCCTTTGTTACTCTTTGCAATTCTGCTTCTCTTGGCAGCATGGAGAGTTCACTTCATTACCCTATTGCTGACTGGAGgagattatttaatttaagggaaagaaaaatcaaaagaacaaaattctGTTTAAAGAACGGATTGAAAACTTTTGATGCTTCACCATTGACGTTCACATCTGTGGTGGATACATCTGCTGCACCAGGAATTATTAGTGATGCAAATTTACTTAATATTGACATAAATCTTTGTGGAGTCAGAGTGCATTTTCATGATTCCTCTTGCATCGTTGGAACTGTTGCACTACCAACCTTGATATCTTCACTCTCAATTTATGAAGACTCTATGGATCTGCTGTGTTCTGCTGAGGGATTGGTTCTCACATCGTCTTGGTGGACTAAAAATTTTCAAGAGTTTCTTTGGGGGCCCTCGTTACCAAATCTGTCTCCCATTCTAAATTTACGTGTGAGAAAAGGGAAATTTGGATCGTTGCCTTCTGAACTTGAAGTCAGCATCGGTATTCAGCATGTATACTGCATGTTGCCTCCTGAGTTTTTAGCCATTATAATTGGTTACTTTTCATTGCCAGATTGGAGTTTAAATCCGAGTGAGCAGCCTATGAAAATGGAAAGCAAGAGTCATGTAGTATATAAATTTGAGATACTGGACTCCACTTTGATTCTGCCTGTGGAACATGATGACCATCAGTTTCTGAAGATAGAAATTCAACAACTGTTCTGTAGTTTTATTGATAAGTGTGCTCCAAATGATGCAATGATGAATATTCCCCCTGACTATATGGTTCCAGCACACAAAGTTGCCAAAGCAAATCACTGTTTGAATATGTTTGGAAGGGACTTATCCCTATCGTTCCTGCTAAGCAGAGAGGATGAACATGGTTGCTTAGAGCTTGATCAAGATACCGGGTGTGGTAATATCACCTTAATTGCAGCACTTAGTTTAGATCTTCGGGTTTGGCTACCTTGTGATGATGAGTCTTGTTTTGAAAGCTCTTCTGTTTCCACATGCATCATGTCAAGGATTACCGATTGTCAACTTATTGCTGATG ATTGCTACAGTTTGGATGGATTTGAGGCGCTACTAGATGTCATAGATCAGTTTTCTTCAGTTGATGATCAGTCCAAAAATTTTGAATCTGATGTTTTGCACTTTCTTCAGTGGAAGAGGAGCCAAAAGGAAAACTGTGAAGTTTCACCTGCTGCCTCAGGCACTGTCTCTTTGGAAGTTCGATGTTCTGTTGATTCCTTGTTGATAAAATTGTATCATTCTAGAGAAGGTTCAACTCTGCCGGAACCAATTGCCAAGATTGATGTGAAGTTTAAATGTTCAGCATCTCTGGTAAATGAGACACTTATGGTATTGGActttggtttttcttctttggcACTATATTCACTGCCTAGTTCTGTGATGTTAGCACAATGCACTGGCAGTTCCTCTGCTTCATCAGCCCTTCATTTATGTTTCTTAAAATCTGTTGAAGGTGAAAATGAACTTAATATTTCTCTTCCTTCTGTTAGTATTTGGCTGCATCTTTTTGACTGGACTGGGATCATTGATCTTTGTAATTCTTATGCTAAAAGAATTGCTGAAAATGAAGCGGTTCGAGCATCATCAATGAGTTCATCCAAAGATCTGGTTGATCCGACTGAAACTGTGATATGTGCTGTTTCTCAAATTTCTCCTCAAAATATCAGCGTGCCCAGTTCTTATGTTCATAATTATGTGAGGCAGGACTCTGTTTCACTTATTGTGAGATCAGAAAATATTGGCCTTACAGTTCATTTTCCTGTCTGTGCCACAGAAACTTTACCTGGTGAAATACAGGCAGCTATAGTTCAAGAAAGGAGGCCCCAAGATGTTGCATCTAATACAACAGaacggaaaaacaaaaaatttattacaaTCACTACACATAGTAGAAGAACTGAACTATCCATGGTTGGTAAAATTGTGACCTTGAAATGTAGTTTGCAGAAGGCCATGGGCACTGTTGGAATATGTGAGGATGAGAGCATTACCACATGGCCTCTCTTTGAGACATCGCAAGTTGTTGTGTCAACTGAGATTTGTAATAGCCAGCTTGAGTCTGTCAATATTAATTTAGGGGTACAGTGTGACCGGTTAGATGTGCAGCTTTCCCATCAAGTACTCTGCTTCTGGCATGGTGTACAGTTAGACATTGCTGAAGCAGGAACTTCTCGTTCTTTGTTTGGTCATATGGATTTCAAAATCCAGTTGCGGAAAATTTCCTTTCTTGTATCCGATGAAAGG TGGAGCTTTGGTGGTCCTCTGCTAGAAATTGCTATGAGGAACTTTCTGTTGCATGCTATTGTGACTGAAAACAGCATGGAGAGCTCAGTTGCAAGTGACCTTGAAGTGAACTACAATAACATCCACAAG GTTTTGTGGGAGCCATTTGTCGAGCCTTGGAAGTTTCAGATAAACATGATTAGAAAACAGGAGATGACTGCTCACTTGAACAGTTCCATTTTGACAGATATCGATGTCACATCAACAATGCAACTTAATTTGAACTGTACAGAATCTCTTATTGAG tgttttttcagGACACTTGAGATGGTTAACGATGCCTGGCATTTGGGACCAAATGATCCATTTGAAAACCAGAGATCCTCAAGTAGCCAGTTATCTGAAAATGTACATGAAGGGAGTTATGCTCCCTATGTGCTTCAAAATTTGACTTCCTTGCCTCTTGGATACCATGTTTTCAAAGGGCTGGTTAATGCAGATGAGTTTGATTTCTCTGAAATGAAAGATGCAAAATCTATCCAACCAGGTTCTTCTGTTCCTATTTATCTTAATGAAACTCTGGAGGAGCAATTGTTTCGATGTGGCCCTGCTCAGTCTTCTGACAGGCTCAGTGAGAAGCAATCAAATGGAGCTGTTCATCACTTCATGAGCATTCAGCTTGACGGGATGTTTCTACCTTCTCCTCCTATTTCAATGGATCTTGTAGGACTTACCTACTTTGAGGTTGATTTTACTAAGGTTTTGAATCAGACAGAAATGGAGAAAACGAGGAATGTTTCAAAATTTGATATGGACCTTGAAGAGAATGCTAGATTCAATACTGATGGTGGTTTTGTTGTTCCTGTTGTCTTTGATGTTTCAGTGCAACGCTACACCAAGTTAATTCGATTATACTCAACA GTTATACTTGCTAATGCAACATCAGTGCCACTGGAGTTAAGGTTTGACATTCCTTTTGGACTATCCCCGAAG GTCTTAGATCCAATTTATCCAGACCAGGAGTTTCCATTGCCTTTGCATTTGGCTGAAGCTGGTCGAATGCGCTGTCGTCCGCTTGGAAATTTGTACTTGTGGAGTGAAGTACATGACATTTCTAACATTCTTTCACACGAAAGCAAGATTGGATTCCTTAGATCTTTTGTTTGTTATCCATCTCATCCAAGCAGTGATCCCTTTCGCTGTTGCATATCGGTTCAAAGTTTTAGCTTGCCTTCATCTAAAAAGCTGAAGAAAGGATCATATAACACTTTGAGGCAATCAGTTGAAAGTTTCAATGGTGATCAGAAGAAGTCTAGTAATCGTTTTATTCATCAAGTAACCTTAAGTGCTCCATTAGTAGTGATCAATTATCTTCCAGATGAAGTATCTTTGGCAATCGAGAGTGGTGGGGTTACTCGTACCGTGTTGCTCTCAGAG gTGGAAACTTCTTTCCATCATATAGATCCTTCATACGACTTAGGAATGGAATTCTGTATTCATGGATTCAGACCTTTGACTTTGAAGTTTCCACGTGCAGAAACATTCTGTACAATGGCGAAGTTCAGTGGAACCAAGTTCTCTTTAACTGAGACCGTTTCCTTTGATTCTGATTCATCTGATG GTCTGCTATGTGTTACAGTGGAAAAGATGATGGATGCATTCTCTGGTGCACGAGAACTATTCATTTATGTCCcctttttgttatataattgCACTGGTTTTCCACTCAATATTTCAGAATGCAATTCAGAAATGAAAGGAAGTCATTGCACTATCCCATCTTGTTATGTTTTGGTTGAAGATGAATGTCTTCAAGGCAGGAAAGATGGTCTTAGCCATTTGTCTTTTGACCAGGATTCACATTCGAGAGCTCCTCATATTATCAGTTCAGGGAGTTGTTCTTCTAaaaataacattcttttgtccaGGAGGGATGCTACTTCGCATCTTGGGAGAAGTATTAGCAAACCTCTGATTTTATCTAGTTCCTCTGGACCTTTGCAAGAGCAATCAGACAAGCATGATTTAGTTTGTCAAAAGGCTTCTTTTGACAAGTGTTCAAGTACTGACTCAATTGATACTGGACGTGGAGAGGTTAAAGCATGCATGTATTCTCCCCATGGTGTTTCTTCTGCTAATGAAATTATGGTAAGAGTAAGTAGGCATGAATTTGTCATGGAAAATGCTTCCCATTCCACATGGTCAAGACCGTTTCTCCTCATTCCACCAAGTGGTTCAAGCACTGTTTTTGTTCCACAATCATCATCAAATTCTGCACTGATAATATCCGTGACTTCTAGTGATGTTGCTGGATCATTCGCTGGGCGAACCCAAGCTATTGCTTTCCAGCCCAG ATATATCATTAGCAATGTCTGcagcaaaaaaatatgttataagCAGAAAGGAACTGATTATTCAGTTCGTTTAGGAATTGGACAGCATCACCATCTTCACTGGAAAGACACAACGAG GGAGTTATTAGTTTCCATATGTTTTGATGAACCGGGATGGGAGTGGTCAGGCAGTTTCTTGCCAGATCATCTAGGTGATACACAAGTGAAAATGCGGAATAATGCTGGGGTGCTAAGAATGATAAGGGTGGAGGTACAGAATGCTAATGTTTCCGTTAAAGATGAAAAGATCATTGGAAGCCTCCATGGGAATTCTGGGACGAACTTGATTCTCTTGTCTGATGATGATACGGGTTTTATGCCATACAGAATTGATAATTTCTCAAAGGAG AGGTTACGGGTTTACCAACAAAAATGTGAAAATTTTGACACAGTCATTCACCCTTACACTTCTTGCCCATATGCATGGGATGAACCCTGTTTTCCCCATCGTCTCACTGTTGAG GTTCCTGGACAGCGTGTCATTGGGTCCTATGCTCTTGATGATCTGAAAGAGTACATACCAGTGCAATTGAAGGCAACTGCTGAG aaGCCGGAAAGAACGTTGCTCTTATCTGTCCATGCTGAGGGAGCAATAAAG GTGCTTGGTATTGTTGATTCAAGTTTCCATGTTTTGAAAGATGTTAAAGATCCATCACCTCCATGGTTCCGAGAAAAAACTAAACATGAACAGAAACAGAAAGATGTATTTTATTACAAGGAGAAATTCTCGGTCACTATTCCATATATTGGTATCTGCTTGATTAATTCCTTTCCACAG gAACTGCTCTTTGCCTGTGCACAGAATATTAGCCTTAATCTTCTTCAAAGTTTGGATCAACAAAAGATTTCATTTCAAATCTCGTCATTGCAAATAGATAACCAGTTGCAAACAACACCATATCCTGTTATTCTGTCCTTCAATCAAGAATACCGAGGCAGCACAGAGGGCCAGAGAGTCAAGGATGACATTGCTAAATCAAAGAGTGATAGAGTATTACAAAGATCTCGTGAGCCTATACTATCACTCGCTGTAGCAACTTGGAGGAAGAAAGACATCTCCTTGGTTTCATTCGAGTATATAAGCTTAAG AGTTGCAAATTTCCGCCTTGAGCTTGATCAAGAAGTTATATTAAGATTGCTCGACTTCTATAAAGCTGTTTCTTCAAGGTTCGTCTTGCCATTTTCAGATCCCAAACACCCACCTCTTCTATGTGATGTGGGTTTCATTCATGCTCAAACTCGTGAATACTTCAAAACAATAGATAGCCAGCTGCTTGGAATCAACTTATCTTCATTGAGCAAGAGTCAAATTAATAGTGCAGCACTACCTCCAGTAGTTCCAATTGGAGCCCCCTGGCAACATATTTCCTTTTTGGATGGAAGACAGAAGAAGATCTATGTAGAACTGTTTGATTTGGCCCCCGTCAAGTTTACTTTGAG CTTTTCTAGCTCTCCATGGATGCTGAGAAATGGAATTCTTACATCAGGAGAATCTCTTATTCAT AGAGGACTTATGGCTCTTGCTGATGTTGAGGGAGCTCGAATTCATCTCAAACAATTCAGAATTGAACATCAGATGGCTAGTTGGGAGTCCATGCAGGATATCCTCATCAGGCATTACACTCGTCAACTTCTTCATGAGATGTACAAG GTGTTTGGTTCTGCGGGTGTTATTGGTAACCCAATGGGATTTGCAAGGAGTTTAGGCCTTGGCATAAGAGACTTTTTATCTGTTCCTGCCAGAAGCTTTTTGCAG AGCCCCACTGGACTGATAACTGGCATGGCACAAGGTACCACTAGTCTTGTAAGTAACACAGTCTATGCTTTAAGTGATGCTGCCACCCAGTTCAGTAAAGCAGCTCAAAAG GGTATTGTTGCATTCACATTTGATGACCAGTCCGTTGCAAGAATGGAAAAGCAACAGAAAGGTGCAGCTTCACACAGTAAAGGTGTGATAAATGAAGTCCTTGAG GGGCTAACAGGTCTCCTTCAATCTCCAATAAAAGAAGCTGAGAAACATGGTCTTCCAGGTGTCCTCTCAG GAATTGCCTTTGGGGTTGCAGGGCTTGTGGCAAGACCAGCTGCTAGTATTCTTGAGGTTACTGGAAAAACTGCACAGAGTATCAGAAACCGAAGTCGGCTATACCAAATGGGACCTCAATGCTATAGGGTCCGGCTGCCTAGGCCTCTAAGTAGAGAACTTCCTCTGAGGCCTTACTCTTTGGAAGAAGCAGTTGGAACTTCAGTGCTTATGGAGGCTGATGATGGCTTGTATCTCAAGAATGAAGTTTTAGTGATATGCAAATCCCTTAAACAAGCTGGTAAATTTGTTGTTGTCACTGAGAGACTCGTGTTGACTGTTAGCTCTCCTGGTTTGGTAGATTTAGGAAAGCCTGAATTTCGAGGGGTCCCCATTGACCCAGAGTGGTTAGTAGAGTCAGAAATTAGTTTGGACAGTGTCATCCATGTTGATGCCGTGGAAGAGGTGGTACATATTGTTGGAACCCGTTCAGATGCCTTATTGAAGCAGAACCAGCACCAGTCAAAAAAAGGGGTTCTGACACGAACAAAGAGCTGGAACAATCCAACTTCTCTTCCACTTTCCCTTACAAACTTGGAATTGGCATCCATGAACGATGCAAAGGAATTGTTACAGATTTTGGTGTCTACGATTGCACAAGGCAAAGAACGAAGACTAGGCAGTGGATATGTTCTACATCGAAGTAATATCATGTAA